Genomic segment of Eschrichtius robustus isolate mEscRob2 chromosome 7, mEscRob2.pri, whole genome shotgun sequence:
tgttaattagcttgattgggtaatcatttcacaacgtatacatatatcaaaacatcaagttgtacactctttgtcaattatacctcactaAAGCCGAAAAGAAGAGGGGGAAAACCTGATTTTCCTTAGCCAAACAGGCCAGCGATGAAAAAGCACACGCTGTCTGCAAGGTGGAATCCTTTGCTGCAACTAAatggccatttatttatttactccacAAGTCCCATCCTTGGCTCCTGATCAGAGGCTTGTCTCATTAGACATTATAAATGGctttggtgggacttccctggtggtgcagtggttgagaatccacctgccaatgcaggggacacgggttcgagccctggtcgggaaagatcccacatgctgcggagcaactaagcccatatgccacaactactgagcctgccatctagagcccgcgagccacaaatactgagcccgcgagccacaactactgagcccgcgtgccacaactactgaagcccacgcgcctagagcctgtgctctgcaacaagagaagcccgcgtactgcaatgaagagtagccccccgctcgctgcaactagagaaagcccgtgcgcagcaatgaagacccaacgcagccaaaaataaataattttttttaaatggctttggCTAATTAAAATGGGGAGTCGGGAGACACAAAAAGATTAGTCATAAATACGGCTTTTGGCAGACAGGATCGTCTCGTGTTCTGGGGCTCAGGGGGGTTACATATAACACAGCGCCCTCGGTGGCGGGAAGCCTGGGAACCGCCGTGAGAGAGTAACCAGACTGGACCTGGGGACCAGCAGTCTCTGCCCCCAGGAGGCCAGGTCTTCCTGGGGCGAGTCTGCAGGAAGGAATAGCTCGGGCGCCCCGGGACGGGAGGTGCAGCCGCCTGTCGGCCTGCCGGCCTGCTGGCAGGTGTGGGAGGGAGGGCTGCGGTTTCCTTTGTGGCCTCCGTGGGACACCAAGCCTCTGTGGctcctggccccctcccctctccctgcaccGAGGACACAGCTTCCTCCTGAGTTTAGCCGCATGATTTGCATTTGGGAGAGAGAGGGGAACCACAGGGAAAGTGTGGTGAAACAGCCTCCGCTCACATTTTTCAGGCCTCCTGTTCTTCCCTCCCAGTGCAGGCCTGAGGGCGGCAGCCTGGGATTTGAACACCCAGCCCCAGAGCAAGTCCTTGAGGGTCCCATCTGCAGCGATGGTTCCAGGGGGTCCCCGGGGCCTGGTCTGGTGGTTTGCGCCTGGCACTGGCTCTTTTCAATGCTGCCCTTGTCTATTTCTTCTGGATTTTGCATCTTAATACTACAAGTCCCATGTtggatttttgcttttttccaggCAACCGGTAACCAAAAACACTTTCAGGCAGTACCGAGTACTAGGAAAAGGGGGCTTTGGGGAGGTAAGTGAACATCCACGTATTCATGAAAAGTTTCTGGACTCTTGTCACCTTTTCTGTCCCTTCTGGCTTGGCCTGAAGTGTTCTAAGCATGGCTTCCGAGCGAATGGCTTGGTCATGTGCCCCCGATGGAGAAGGAGGGTGAGGCTGGGGCCTTGGGAAGGTCTGCTGTGTctgaggtggggaaggagggtgTCTGTGGCAGGGCAGGTGAGCTGGAGGTGCTCTTGGAGCCAGCCTCGGGCAGGAGTCAAGTGTGGAGAGGAGAAGTGGGCACTCTTGACTGTGTTTGGAGGGAGAAGCGAGGCCGTGAGCGGCTTAAGCATCCTGGCCACACCATGCTGTTAGTATGCGCTGTTGTACTTAATCTGATCTTCCCAAGccttgttattcccattttagagatgaggaaagctGAAGTTCACAATGGTTAGGTGACCCaggcaaggtcacacagctgaataGGGGCAGAACTAAGACCAGACCCAAATGCCCTGGTTTCCATTCCTCTGAATTATACAGTCAGGGTTCGCAGGGGTCTCCCATCACTCCCCCTGAAACAAGCCTCTCCTACCAGCAGCTGGTGCTTGAAAGTCCCCAGTTATCAATGGCTGCATCTGGCTGGAAGCTTGGGACAGGGGAAATCTAGTTGCCCCTGAGAGAGGAACTGGCCTCGGCCAGCCATCTAAACATTGATGTAAATGGCTGATTCTGCACCTCCAAGGGCTAGGATTTGCCTAAGGTGCCACCAAAGCCAGATCTcaagggcagggccctgggagcAGTGGGTCCACGGCCAGGCATCATCCAAGCCCCGGAGACACAGCATCCTGGCCTTGAGGGAGCTTCACACTGGCCTTGTTTCACGTGCTGTGTGCCCTTGGCTTCTTTCTTGCCCCTCAGGTCTGTGCCTGCCAGGTTCGGGCCACGGGTAAAATGTATGCCTGCAAGCGCTTGGAGAAGAAGAGGATcaaaaagaggaaaggggagtCCATGGCACTGAATGAGAAGCAGATCCTAGAGAAGGTCAACAGTCAGTTTGTGGTGAGTGTCAGGGCCCCAGGGACAGGCCCCCTCCTGGTGACTGGGACTTCTGTCCCTTAAGTGTGACAGGTCCTCATCCCCCAGGGCATGGGATGCAGTGAGGGGAGTGGGTTTCAGAAAGGAGCCTGACACTCCCTCCATCACGAGGTACCTGGGGGTCAGTTGGGGCTGACATTGGTCAGCGAGCTAGCCTGGCTCCCCTCTGGGCGTGAGAGCAGGCTTCTCTGGACACCTCCATGGACAAAAGAGGCCCACGCGGGGCCCAGCCAAGGAGCTTTGTTTCCGCAGACCCCTGTAGGCTGGTTTCATCACAGGAGACCGAAGTGTCAGGATCCTAGAGAGGCCCATCTGGTTTATATTCGTGTGTTACTCCATCCAGGCTAGACTCTGCTGCGGTAACAAATCAACCCCAACTTGAAGTAGCTGAAAATGGCAAAGGCTGTCCTGTTTCTCACCCAAAATCCCATCAGATCAGGCCACCTTCCTTCATCTTCCAGCCACGCACGCCTCCCTCCCCGGGAGTGTGGAGAGTGAATGCTGGGGCCTCTGCACTGCCTCGGCTGCAGTGACACCCCTCACTTCCACCCACAGTCCTCGCCCAGAACCAGTCATGGCCAGGGACCAGCCAACcgcaggggaggctgggaaatgtggaGGAGGACGTGGGTATTTGGCCAGCTCTCAGTGTCACTGCCACttgttattataaaaaataatatatgctcCAGTAAAAAGTCAAACAGCACAGATGGACGCAAAGTAAACATAAAAGCCTCCCTCTCTGAGTAACCATTCCAGACGTGTTTGATTCATGTACagattttattacttttggcCAACGGGATCTTACTACAAATCTTAGGCGGCAATGTTTTTCCCTTAAATTGTAGAGCTTTTTCTACAACCAGACCAACAGCTGCACCTCTTTTCTAAAGCTGTGCGCCATTCCCCAGATGCACAGGGAAGAGCTAGGCCACGACCTGTGCAGCCATTCACAACAACGATAGAAGTTGTTTCTGGTTTTGGAGCCTCCACAACAAATAAGGCCACCGTGTCCATCCTTCAGCATCCCTTTGGCATATTTCTGTGAGGGTGTGCGTGGGATGGATTCCTGGTGGAGGAATTGCTGTGTCAGAGGGTGTGTGCACGTCCCCCAGTTTCACTCCCACCAGCTGTGCGTGAGGGCGGACCACGCCATCCACGTGGTGCCGCTGTCATTCCCCAGAGTGGGCTGGGCTTTACAAGGTGATACCCAAAGGGGGCAGAAGTTTTAACCACCTGATGTACACACATGCTTTTGTGACATAAAAACGCAGATGCCGTCCTGTCGGGACCCCTGAGGTGCTGGCCTGCCCCTTCTGGCTTTGCCTCCTCACCTAGAGCCACCGAATCTGATAGAAGGGCAGCGGCAGGGGCACCAGGAGGCTGTCAGGGCGCAGGGGGTGGCATGAAGCTGCTGCAGCTCCCGCACCCTAGCTCTCCCGCCCAGCTTCAGGGCCCGGGAGGAGGAGCGGACGTGGTCAGGGGGTCCCCGGAACCCCACCACAGGGCTGTCTTGTGCTCCCAGGTCAACCTGGCCTACGCCTACGAGACCAAGGATGCGCTGTGCTTGGTCCTGACCATCATGAACGGCGGGGACCTGAAGTTCCACATCTACAACATGGGGAACCCCGGCTTCGAGGAGGAACGTGCCCTGTTCTATGCGGCAGAGATCCTGTGCGGCCTGGAAGACCTCCACCGTGAGGACATCGTCTACAGGTGAGCGGCTGCCCTCCCAGCGCCCCCCAACCCTGGTGCCCCCGTCTGAGTCTGAGCAGGTGAGGCTGACCCTTCCATGCCCTGGACTGGACGCTCATCCCCACCCTGGGAGTCGAGGCCCGGGCACTGCCCTTGAGTCAGACAGGCTCCCACCCAGGAAccgaggaagggagggaggccaAGTGTTCCCTCAGAGGTGATGAGGTCGGGCCACTGTTCCCTTCCCAACCAGCGCCTGCGAAGCTCAGTGGAGCCTGCTGGCCTGATCCGGAGCAAACCCCAGGAAGACTTTAGTAGGATCACCACCGCAGCAGGCATCAGAATGGACCCCGTTCCCTGCCACACCATCCAGCGTTTTAAGACCAGGTGTCCAGATTCTGTGAGCAGTGGCCTTCAGACTCTTCTCACAGGCCTCCTCACAGAATTTTGAAAATCTGTGTGCCCTCATACATTTTAAGTAGACATCTGAAATTGTCCATCATATGTTAAAAGCGTGGCTAAGATTGATATTTTGAAATAGAACTAAAGTGACATCACATTTCTAAAGGTATCCAGTGGAATCTAATTGCTGTAGCAAATTGATTTCCACCATCATGCAGCtaaaaaaatgcatgaaaacTCCTTAATGGTGAGGagttttctatcattttcttctCTACTCCCCTCCACCCCGATAGAATAGTTACtataatgtaatattttttttgcATAAAAGTTATCGATTAGCATTCCACTCTGAAATATGTGGATGtatataagattttttaaaaatttcctttgacCATAAGGCTCTAAGtgttaaaataatttcttctgttGAGTTGACCGTATAATTATGATTACTAGATCCCACCTCTAATTGGGACTCTGGAGCCAGTCACCATAGTCACATTTAGGAGTGGGGAGGAACCTGCTCTTCTTCTGTCAACCGAAGCCACCAGCACGTGGGGGACCCCCCGCCCCAGCCGCTGGGGACACACACCCCAGTTTGAAGACCTTTGCCATGGGGCTTTTGTCAGAGATTATCTTGGGAGCCTGAGAAGGTTTTGAAAGCAAGAGGAATGGTCTTGATGACATGCCCTTCCCCCCACACCATCTCCCAAtttatgcttttgttttgttttcattcaagTGAGAAGAGAGTCCAAAAATTTTCCCTGAGGGTTGAAAAAAGAATCCTCCACTTGAttgcttttctcttaaaaaaagaaaaaaggcatccCTCCAAATTCTAGCCCTTCTTCTATGGAGGAAGAGAGCCATGGTGCCTCCCCGGCCCTGACCACTTGCCAGAGCCTCTCTGGGGGTGTGGGTTTGTGCCCACTAGCCAGCTGTCTTTCCAACCCGGTGGTCGGTGGTGACTGATTAATTGCAGTGATGACTCCTGCGCCTATTTGGAATGGTTAACACACCAAAAGCATGCAagttaacaacagcaacaaaagtaTGTTGTAATAAGTAACTACATGCAAACACCAGTTATCACTTTGTGAGGCTACACCACTGGATTTGGGCACAGGAACTGCTCCCCATGAGGAGAGCTGCCCTCCGTTTGATGAACAAAGCCAGTTAGTGAGAACCGAATCCTCAATCTAGAAGCCATGTATCGTCTGCCTGATGGCTTAACTGAGTTGCACACACTATCCTGTTATTCTTTAACTCGTGGAGAAAACCTTTTATTAataaaaccagggcttccctggtggcgcagtggttgagaatccgcctgccaacgcaggggacacgggctcgagccctggtccgggaagatcccacatgccgcggagcaactaagcccgtgcgccacaactgctgagcctgcgctctagagcccgtgagccgcaactactgagcccacgtgccacaactactgaagcctgtgcacctagagcctgtgctccgcaacaagagaagccactgcaatgagaagcccgcgcaccgcaacgaagagcggcccccgaggaagcctgcgagcagcagcgaagacccaactcagccaaaaattaattaattaatacattaactaataaaataaaaccagacaCTTCTGCTGCCTCTCCCCCAGTGGGAGTGGAGAGGTTCCCTTTCTCATGAGCATGATCATTTCATCAAAGAGAAGAGAGACGTTAGGGACAGAAGGAGGTGGCTGCATGTACAGCCGTGCCTTCTGGCTGTGCTTTCTCCCAGGCTGTGGCTCAGCTGGAGTTGGGAGATGTGCCGGGCGCCTGGGGGCCCCCTCCCAAAGGGGGTCTTTGTCCTGGAGGTTACCGTTCTCTCCCTTACCATTCTCTGCCCCAATTCTGCGGCTGGTTCTTTGTCCTCAGTAACTTCTCTTCTTTCATCCCCAGACCCTGCTTTGCCTTCAAGGCATCCTGAGGCCTCAGGGTCTTCTCAGCCCTGGAGGAGTCGGTCACCACTCCAGCCAGAAGTATTCCTAGCCCCGGGGCCATCAGTGTGTGGACAGGCGCCAGGACTAGCCTTTGCCTAACTTCCTTTTCAGTCACTCTCCAGGGTCAGGAAGGCACCTATGGCAAAAAGcagcatttgttttaaattactgGAGGGAGAGAAGTTAGCACAAGATTGTCTTGACGCAGAGAGAGACCAGACCTCCCGAGCCCAGAGTCAGGAAGGAAACACTCAGGCCGGGTTGGCCCAAGGGGGTCCACCCAGATGCTGGTGTGCCCTTGCCTCCCAGAACAGCCACACTCACATGCTGGTGATCTTTCCCTTTCAGAGACTTGAAACCTGAAAATATCCTGTTAGACGATTACGGTAAGTCAGGCATCGGCCCGGGGATCCCTCTCCTGCTCTGCAGCTGGGGTGAGCGTCGCAACCCAAAGGGAGCAGGGGGCCCCCCAGCAGAGACTCAGAGACACTGACCCGGGGTCCACGGGAGGGCAGAGGGCATGGACAAAGCTCCTACCTGGCAAAGAAGCAGTGTGGCTCAGCCGAGAGggaggacagggagagagagagagcatgcacGCGAGAGAGCAAGCAGTAAATGAGGGGTCGAGAATTCCAGAGACTCTGGGCCAGTAGTTAACTCTCACACAACTTCCCTGCACCTCATCTTCCTTGTTTGTGAAATAGAAACAGTGGGTCCTGCCCTGCCTGCTTCAGATGGTGGAGGGTGGTGGTGAGGTTCTGACAAGATAGCTTGAGGAGAAGTTGTTTTGTCAACTATAGCCAGCTATAAATGTGTTAGGCGTTATTACTTGTCTATCACCATTGTTATTTTCTTGTGTGTTTGTGCACACACGCACGGATAACAGGAGCCACCACAGTAGCCCCTCATGACTGTTTAGCCTCTCATGCCTGGGAAGGGGTTGTCACATCTTCTATCTAACTGGATCTTCTCATCTCTACGGAGGGGACAGGGCCGGCACCCCtgtgcccattttacatatgataaGATTGAGACTCAGAGGAGCCAACCTGCCAAGGTCACTCACCCAGCAATATCAGTGGGGAGTTGAGACCAGAAACCAGGTCTCCCTGCCAGCATGCCCCAGACATCAGGCAGCCCCAGGctgacaggagagagagagggagggagggagggaggtcgtTCGTGACCAAGAGAAGAGGTTTGATTGTGATACTGTCGTGTGGCAGAGCAGGCAGAGGGCTCAGGGCCCACTGCCCCTCTCTGGATGCGCCCAGTGCCCGGAGGGGTTCTTGTTCCCCGCTGGTCCCAGGACTGTGCCCACCACTGATTTGTTGCCCAATGGCTGGAGTCTGTGTGCTctcacccccgcccccaccgTTCCTGCCTTTGTCAGGGGCCACTGAGCCAGGGGAATCCACTCAGCTGCAGCCTAGCAGGGTCTCTGGCGTTGGGCCTTGCTGAGGTCCAGGCTGGGAAGGAGGGCGGTGTTCCTCCCTGCAGGGTCAGATGAGGCCACGACCCTGCCAGTGGGCTGCTTGGAGAGACAGCACTGAGGCGAGCTCTCAGCACCACGTCGTCTCTGCCTTTGGGGGTCAGTCCTGGTCCAGGAGCTCCAATGCCTCCTCCCAGTCTCTGCTAAGCCTGGGTGGCAGTGTCTCCAAAGGGAGAAAACAACCCCCAAAGACCAACAAGGCAGAATAGGGAGTTGCTTCCCAAATTGCTTTATGATTTTTCCCCTTAAGCAAATTGTTGCAAAATGTCAGGAGAATCTTACATTTTCCCATGAAGCAATCCCAGAATCAGGCCAAGGCATTTTCAACTTTGTGACATCAGCCTTCCAAGAAGCCCATTAAGGCATTTTATGAGGCAGGTCTGCCATTGTCCATCCAAATCCAGGCGTCCTTTTCATCGTTAAGTTTTTCTCCTAAAAAGTAATACTTTACCCCTGTCCTCTGACACCTGGACTCTCCCAAGGGTCTGCAGTCACCCTGCCATGGCAGGTTGGGTACCACTCTTTCTAGGACAGATGAAATGCCAGGGGCCCATGGCAAGTCTGGGGCCCTGCCCAGGGTAGACCAGATGTCCACATGACCATCCCAGGGACCTATTGACTCTGTTGTCCTCCCTCAGGCCACATTAGGATCTCGGACCTGGGCCTGGCCGTGAAGATCCCGGAGGGAGACCTGATCCGCGGCCGGGTGGGCACTGTCGGCTACATGGGTAAGTGTAGGCGCAGCCTCTCACCAAGCCCCACCCTCAGAGCCACTGGCCTCTTTGTGCAACTAGAAGAAGTAGTCATGCTGGGAGGTGGGAGGTCTTAGCCAGGGTTGGGGGAGCCTTGGGGCCCCAGGGTGCAACTTGACTTCACTGAGCTCTGCAGCTCCCACCCCTAGCCCCAGCTATATCTCAAGGGCAAGCCCCTCCCaaggtcagtggcagagctgacaAACAGCGCTGCCTGGGGGTGGGTGAAGTAGGGGTCTGCTGAGTTGGCAGACAGCCTTTCAGGGTGACCTCGAGAGGGGGGGAGATCATTAGGAAGGGCCCAGAAAGGAGAGGAGCACACCACCTACTGTGTCACAAAGTACCATTCTAAGGAGAGACCAGCCTCGGGCTCGCTGCGCTGCATCCCCTGAGCCTTCTCTGAGACCATCATCCTGGGAGCTACGGGGAAGAGCCCCAGAGCTACACTGACCCCTGGAATGCTCCTTCCAATAAGGGATATTCCCTGGGCTTCCTTCTGCACACCTCACACTCATAAGCCCACTCACACCAGGAAGCAGAGGACTTCTGAAAGCTCTGGGGGGGTGGGGACCTTGTTTTCCTCTACCGGGCTTGTGCCAGCAACACATGCTTAGGGTTCTAGACTTGGTCTCTGGTGCTCGAGGGTCCTTTTCAGGTTGCACGACATTGGAGGACCTctggggtgtgtgtctgtgtgtatgttgggGGTATGTATACCCATGTGAATGCTGAGGGGTGGATGGAccgatgataggtagatagatagatagatgacagatggacggatggattaataaatgggtggatagatggatggatgggtggatagataaATGGGTGGATGCATGATAGATGGGTGATGGATAGATAGATCCATCTGTGCACCTTTGTGTGTGTCTGCCTGTGCATCTGAGCCTTCTCCTCTTGCACAGTGTCTGCACAGCACATTGTGTTGTGTGCATACCAGCACATGTGTGGATGCATTTGCCTCCCTGGATGTATGTGGCCTGCCTGATGACCTGAAACTATcttttttgcatttctctggtgaatCTATAATTCATTTTATCAAAATGTTAGAGAAGCTATTTGAATTCCAGctaaatttaaaatcattttactttGGGTGGACACACCATTCATTGAAACGAATACGTGtgcagcacctactgtgtgtcaggcgtCGTACCTGTTACCGGGCACAGCAGGGAATAAGGtggctcacagtctagtgggggagacatCAAGGGAACAGGTTGTTTCCATCCACTGTGGTCAGGCTTCTGAAGCCACAGTCAGAGACCTGGGAGCACAGCAAAGAGCAACCAGGGCAGGCTCCCAGGAAGAGGTGGTATTTACAGCAGTTGGTGGGCCAGAGTCGGCAGAGGGAAGAGGTCTCAGCCATCAGGCTCCAGGCCTTCTGTGAGCAGCACCATCACTCCTGGCTGCAGGACGCCCTGAGGCCCCGTTGACGTCACAGTCCTGGCCCCGTCTGCCCGGGCTCTGACCTGCCACCAGCTGTCTCTCACCTCTCCTCGCTTCCCTGCTCTGCCCCCAGCTCCAGAGGTCCTGAACAACCAGAGGTACGGCCTGAGCCCCGACTACTGGGGTCTGGGCTGCCTCATCTACGAGATGATCGAGGGCCAGTCGCCCTTCCGCGGCCGCAAGGAGAAGGTgaagagggaggaggtggaccgcCGGGTCCTGGAGACCGAGGAGGTATATTCGCACAAGTTCTCCGAGGAGGCCAagtccatctgcaaaatggtgaGCTCCCGGTGAGCCAGACGCTGCCCCGGGGCTGGTGTCCAGTGCTGGCTCCCCTCCTGGCCCTTAGCCGAGAACAGCAAAGGGGCTGAAGGGGACAGGGTCGGGGCACGCTAGGGTGCGGGCGATGAGGCCACCAGGCCGGAGGAGCAGGCTGTGGATGGGGGTGGGCAGTGAAGGCTTCCAGGAGGGaacctggggtggggcagggcggcTCTGTGATGAGGGAGGGGGGCTGCGGTGAGCAACGGGAGACACCCTCACGTCCAGCTCTGTGGGGGGAGCCAGCATGGGGGAGAAAGGGGATGATCCTGGCTCGTCCCCAAGACACAGAGGGATCCAGGCAGCCCCTACCCTTGACCTTGGGCCTCCTGCTCTCTCCAGCTCTGGACCCCTGGGTGCTGGCTTGAGGCCAGGGGCTGCAGGTGGTGGGTGGTGATAGTTTCAGTCTTCGAACATCTTATACTCGAGTTTTCCACCCACTATATGGAATGTTGGTCACACTTGCTGGGGGCCTGCGTGACGGTATCCATGGATAGTGAATTTGACCCGGCCACAGGTAGGGCGCACTCGGGGAATGACCTTTAGACAGGCTGGGTGGGCGGGGCCAGACTGGGGGGCTGGAAGCCAGATAGAGGAAGGAGTGACAGGAGCCATCAAAAGTGgagctgggggacttccctggcggtccagtggttaagactttgccttccgatgcagggggtgcgggttcgatccctggtctgggagctaggatcccacatgcctcgcggccagaaaaccaaaacatgaaacagaaacaatgttgtaacaaattcaatgaagacttcaaaaatggtccacatcaaaaaaataatcttaaaaaaaaaaagtggagctggagagaGTCCGCCCCTGGACCGCGGCCCTTCCTCTCGGCCCAGGTGGGCCCGCTTCCTTTCCTGCTTGGCTCTTAGGCTCCCAAGGCCCACCTGTGCCCCACAGGGCCCTCCTCCCTCTGGTGCTAGCCCAGCTGTGCTAGCACCTCCACCGCAGGCAGCTGCCCTCTTATTCCAGCCCCTCGGGGACAGGAGGGGCCTGAGCGCTTGGCTCTGGGCACTGGGGATCCACAgatccccttcctctccctggagCACGCTGCACCTGGAGCAGCGGACAGGCCGGCTGGCCCTCAGGATCTGAATCATGAGCGTCAACCAGGCTAGAGTGCAGAGAAGGGCAGGCCCGGAGAGCTGATGAAAAGCAGCAGAGTTTCTGCCTCTAGAAAACCTGAGGCTGCACTGCTAGGGGCCCAGAAACCATCTGGCATAGTTCCCACCCCCAGAAGGCCACCCTCCTGGAGCCATCCGCCTGCTGCCTGACCGCTTCCTCTTACCAGCCTCGGTCTGACGTCACAGAGACATGGGAAGAAGGATTTGGGCTAGAGCTGCCATCTGACCACTTCCAAAGGAAGAGGAACCGTAGATCTGCCATTGGCATGTGTGAGAGACAGTGAGGGAGGTGTGGTGTATACACAAGCAAACACACGCCCGGACAACATGCCTGGGCCAGCCGGCAACCGGGGGACCTCCAAGAAAACAGGTAGTCACGGCAGCCAGAGCTGGGGTCGGGGAACAAGAGGAGCAAGGCAGCAAAAGGCAGGTACATGGAAATATGGGGTCCTAGGGATGTTTGAAAACCGGGGGCTGGGGGGGTGCCAAGAATACTTGGTTATGTCACAGTCAGGTATCTGTCCAGAGAGACCCAACTGGACAAGGGAAGAAGGAGGTCAGAGCATCACCAAATGTCCCAGGTCAGGGAATTCAGAGAAGCAGGTCTTGGGAAACGCCCAGCAGCAACATGGGATGTGCTGAGAAGACAGAGAGGCACAGAgcgccccctccctgcccacggTCATCGGCTT
This window contains:
- the GRK5 gene encoding G protein-coupled receptor kinase 5 isoform X7, giving the protein MTKYLTPKSPIFIAQVGRDLVSQTEEKLLQKPCKELFSACVQSVHDYLRGEPFHEYLDGMYFDRFLQWKWLERQPVTKNTFRQYRVLGKGGFGEVCACQVRATGKMYACKRLEKKRIKKRKGESMALNEKQILEKVNSQFVVNLAYAYETKDALCLVLTIMNGGDLKFHIYNMGNPGFEEERALFYAAEILCGLEDLHREDIVYRDLKPENILLDDYGHIRISDLGLAVKIPEGDLIRGRVGTVGYMAPEVLNNQRYGLSPDYWGLGCLIYEMIEGQSPFRGRKEKVKREEVDRRVLETEEVYSHKFSEEAKSICKMLLTKDAKQRLGCREEGAAEVKRHPFFRNMNFKRLEAGMLDPPFIPDPRAVYCKDVLDIEQFSTVKGVNLDHTDDDFYSKFSTGSVPIPWQSEMIETECFKELNVFGPNGTLSPDLNRSHPPEPPKKGLLQRLFKRQHQNNSKSSPSSKTSFNHHINSNHVSSNSTGSS
- the GRK5 gene encoding G protein-coupled receptor kinase 5 isoform X8 — protein: MYACKRLEKKRIKKRKGESMALNEKQILEKVNSQFVVNLAYAYETKDALCLVLTIMNGGDLKFHIYNMGNPGFEEERALFYAAEILCGLEDLHREDIVYRDLKPENILLDDYGHIRISDLGLAVKIPEGDLIRGRVGTVGYMAPEVLNNQRYGLSPDYWGLGCLIYEMIEGQSPFRGRKEKVKREEVDRRVLETEEVYSHKFSEEAKSICKMLLTKDAKQRLGCREEGAAEVKRHPFFRNMNFKRLEAGMLDPPFIPDPRAVYCKDVLDIEQFSTVKGVNLDHTDDDFYSKFSTGSVPIPWQSEMIETECFKELNVFGPNGTLSPDLNRSHPPEPPKKGLLQRLFKRQHQNNSKSSPSSKTSFNHHINSNHVSSNSTGSS